The region TGAACAACAAAATATCTGGAAATAAATCCAACAGTGTAAAACTGACAGTTACATGGCATCTGAGTTTTACTCAGTATATTAATCACCCAATTAACTCAGCTTATGATTTAACAGGAAGACCATTTCttgaacagaaaaaaataacattaggccCTTTAAAAAGTTATTAACTTAAGCACCCTAAGGTCACGTATTGTGAGGTGGGCGTTATAGTCATACCATCTATATACAGCTATACAGTGGCACGAAATAACATTTTCCCAGGACCAGGGCTGGACACAATGGTTTATACACATAGTGCAATGTGCATGTAAACGGCACATACAGCAGCTTAAAGGGGCGGAATCCATATTGTATTATTACTCATATATTTATTCATCTGCCAGTTCTTTGCAGGCTTACCTTGAGAGCTGCTCATCAAGACCCTGTGTTGAACCTTTGATCTCTCTCAGAAACTTGGAAGCCTGACCCGACTGAGATGCTCCACTACACCTCAGTAATACCTTCTCACTCTCCTTCAGACAGACTTCTGCCTTATCTGCACAACCAAGCGGAAATGTCTCCAGTGAAGTAAAGTATTAGCAGCATATCAGAAAAGCATGTGAAACATATATTCTAACCTAGAAACTCCCTTCGATCTCCCTCAATGTAGAAGTTTTTCACTGGAAGCTCGTGGCGAGTTGTGTCCAGCGCTGTGGCGAACGCTTTGTACTCCTGTGCGAACTGCTCCACTACCGCCACTACCGGGGTCAGAGCTGCGACCTGCAGATATATCAAGACCGATTTATCAACCACAGCTTGATCTTTAAACCACACTTTTCTCTGAAAGACTAACAACCAACCTTGAATATCACATCAAACGTCAGCATCGTCGAAATCCCTTCAACCATTTGCAATTCAGAAATATTACCTGCATGTCCAGGAGGTCATTGAATTGCTTGCACTTTTCCAGCTGCACCTGCTTCAATTTCTTCTCATGGAGCCTCTTCCTcatctgctcctcttcctccatcACTGCTAATATGCTGCCTTCTGCCTCTTCTTTCAGTTTCTGTGCATTACTCTCCATCTGTGATTGAAGCCAAATTATCCCGGCAAAAAAAGGTAAACGTCTCAGGAAGGAGGACAGGGCATTTATGGCCGTTGCACTTCGGAACTTCAGCAGGGAATCTTCAGACTGAAGAGTTTAAAACCACACTGAAGACTAACTTATACTCTATAGCAACTCCACGTCCTTCAATGATATGGGTGCTGCGCTCTTGACAACACATGCTTCCGTTAGGCTGCTGGTTATTGGTCTATTTTGCGCTTTTTCTTATTAATTGTATCTCAATGGTGCTTTTCATTCATTTTGTTGtggttttgtttcatttttatgttgCTGACTGTGAAGCACTTTGGCTAAGGCACTATGGCTCTATGGTAAATCTGCTATATAAACAAATGGCCACTGCCATATATGGAGCTATGGATTTTTGCTCAGCTAAAAGCAGAGTAATATACATAAAACCAACAGGTATTATACCCAAAATGTCTTACCTTGGCTGTGACGAAAGTCAAGATAAATGTCTGCATCTCCAagaacttcttgtcattttccgGGTCTGCCGTATGCTGTTTTACTGTCTTTTCTGTATGATTTTAAATAACAGATTGGTTTATGTTGCTCACACCTAGTTAGATGAACATGCAAATGCTTTGGTAACAAGGCTTGCCTTTAATAGCTGACATGTCAAACTCTGGGTGAACGCAGTGACCATCTAATACTGTGGACTGTAGGATGCTTCCTCCCAATTTTGAAGGCTCCAAAATACTGGACATCATTGCTGTGGGAAAATAAAACCTTAAATGTACATACCTGTATTTCAACATCATTAAAATATCAGGAGAGTGATTTGTACATTTTCCAATTTCTGCTACAGTGTAGCATCTTCAAAAAAGACAAGTAACAAATTCCTAAtgtataaagcaaaaaactagcAATGAACCCTGAATATCAGCCATTAGCTACTCAAACATAAATTAACCC is a window of Brienomyrus brachyistius isolate T26 chromosome 15, BBRACH_0.4, whole genome shotgun sequence DNA encoding:
- the haus8 gene encoding HAUS augmin-like complex subunit 8 isoform X1, with protein sequence MMASRRASTVHKPLKAALGDSDNSKGASENSSGSFNGTTKKKAAGRVVKSRYLQAVDRKQPAKNTVLNESTFVGPRPASPKMGSGQKPSLGMSPRRSIAPQSLNTPASMMSSILEPSKLGGSILQSTVLDGHCVHPEFDMSAIKEKTVKQHTADPENDKKFLEMQTFILTFVTAKMESNAQKLKEEAEGSILAVMEEEEQMRKRLHEKKLKQVQLEKCKQFNDLLDMQVAALTPVVAVVEQFAQEYKAFATALDTTRHELPVKNFYIEGDRREFLDKAEVCLKESEKVLLRCSGASQSGQASKFLREIKGSTQGLDEQLSRVFLDVLELAALVSRQAVEVQRTLEEDRLGMLKAQALSLLRQ
- the haus8 gene encoding HAUS augmin-like complex subunit 8 isoform X2 produces the protein MCSKGASENSSGSFNGTTKKKAAGRVVKSRYLQAVDRKQPAKNTVLNESTFVGPRPASPKMGSGQKPSLGMSPRRSIAPQSLNTPASMMSSILEPSKLGGSILQSTVLDGHCVHPEFDMSAIKEKTVKQHTADPENDKKFLEMQTFILTFVTAKMESNAQKLKEEAEGSILAVMEEEEQMRKRLHEKKLKQVQLEKCKQFNDLLDMQVAALTPVVAVVEQFAQEYKAFATALDTTRHELPVKNFYIEGDRREFLDKAEVCLKESEKVLLRCSGASQSGQASKFLREIKGSTQGLDEQLSRVFLDVLELAALVSRQAVEVQRTLEEDRLGMLKAQALSLLRQ